The Ciconia boyciana chromosome 26, ASM3463844v1, whole genome shotgun sequence nucleotide sequence TGCGTTATGTGAGTCAGAATTGATGCTCGCATTCAAAACAGACAACTCCATGGTTTTCCAAAGTGGATTTCCTCTGGAAGCAACAGGACTGTTAATTCCTCCGTTTTAAGCTGAGCCAACCTAAGCGGTGCCCAGGTCTGATGCCTACTTGAGCCGTGTAGGGGTAGGACGCATCTGAGTCAATCCCTTGGTTATCGATGATGTACtggaaagctttgtttttccatcCGCCACCGCAGCCTTTGTTCCCATAGCTCCTGGTGCAGTCAACGAGGTTCTGGGCGCTCAGAGACACCAGCTTCCCCGTCTTCAGCTTCACCTGGGCTTCGAGGGCTCCCACGGCGCTGAACGCCCAGCACGACCCACAGGCACCCTGCAAAAGCCCCAGAGACGCTCAGACGCTGCCCCATGGGACCAAGACATGGGGATGCACAGAGAGCGCTTCAAACCTGGTTCTTTACATCCGTGACGCATCCCTTCTCCCTCCAGTCCACCGTGTCCGGGACTTTGCTGCCAGGCTGCGGTCGGTACGTGGAGGTCCGGTTTGACCGAGGAGCAACGTTCAGCCCAGTTAACAAAGCCACCACTTCCTCGCTGGTCtggtgggaaggagcagaggcaTTTGCGACGTGCAGAGGTTTACTCTGCACAACAGGAGAGCGAATCCATCCACGCATCCCACCCCACCGAAAGGACCATGTTTGTCCTTGCAGCCTCCGGGGACTGACACATGCGGTTGTGGCATCACCAGCACGGCACGTTTCATCCCCCTCGACCAAACGCGTGACTCCATGCTTGCGCCTCGCAGCGTGGCCGGCACCTACCATGTCTCCCAGGTGGTTCATGCCCAGCTGGTAGGAGTGCAGCCCCAGGGAGTGCTCCAGATTATGCAGCGTCACGAGTCGCAGGTTCCTCTCCCACGTCACACGCCGgtccccttcctctttctgaaaTCAAACGCAGCCTTGTGGTGTTGTAGCAACAGCCCCCGCAGccatttcatcccattttatCCCACAAAAGGTTGTCGGGAGCCCCTGCCAAACCATCCCAGGGAACCAGCAGCGCTTCGAAGCGCTGTCGGCTCTTCTCCCCACTGCGTGATGCAGCGGATGGTCATACCAGAGCAGCACCCACCATGGCAGCACCCCGAGCCATCTCCACACCCGCAAGATGCCCCTACCTCATGGCGATACTCCTTGCCGTAGGTTTTCTTCCAGAGCTGCCAGTGCCAGTCCAGCGCGGGGTCGGGGTCTCCCAGTGCCACCGCAAGCGTGGCCAGGAAGGCGATGGAAGCCAGCAGCTTCATCCCGCTCAGCTGGGAGCGGAGAGGCAGTGCCAGACCCCAGCCTGGGGGTTTTACTTCCCCACCGattcccacccccacccccactccCTTGTGCCTTTTGCCTTGGCTAGGAGCTCTCTCCGGTCCCACAGCGATGTTCTGTGGCCCCAGACCCTTCCCGCACATGGACCTGCAGCGCCACCCCCCCAGGAAAGTCTCTTCTAAGGAAACTTGGTGCATCCCCAAATATTTCCTCTGCCAACTTTCCGCCTTCATCGCTGCGGCAGCTCTCGAGGAAAAGGAACAGTCGAGAAGGGACACCAAGGAAGCAGAGATGAACTCTGTCCCCCAGGCGAGCGCAAAGGGACCATTTCTGCATGTTCTCCAGCCAAAAATCACCCCAGGGAGATGTCTCACCTGCCCGGCCGCGGTGCAGCTTTCCACGGAGCCCGGCTCAGGCTGGGACAGCACGGGGGTGCGAGGAGGTCCCTCCGCTTGCTGCCAGCAGGAGCCAGCGAATGAGGAAATGCTCcgatttcactttcttttcacAGCGTTCTGTTTTTGAACGACCCTGATGGTGCATCCTGGCAGGCCCCGATGAATTGGCCAGCATCCTGCATCCTCACCATCACCCGGCCAGACCATGCGCCAGCCACGTCTTGGTGTGCGGGTGGGAGTGGAAGAAAGAAACTTAGGGGCAcgagtgggaaaaaaaccttatttttaagtgtctaaactttttgtgtgtgaatttttaaagcaagtatCACATTCCCTTCCTGTTAGGGCTCGCCCTGAGCTTTGCTGCAGtcatttttcaatttgtttcaCAAGGAGCgcttgggtttgggtttttaggGAGATGCAGGGGTTTTGGCTGCAAAACGCCACCCAGCCCTGGTGCAAACATTTACCCCGAAGCCACGGCGCTGCAGCCTGCGCCAGCTGTTTATTcactgctctgctttcttccccctccttcttccccccacGTTTCTTCAACCTGTTTCAGGGGTCCTGCAAAACCAGCTGGGATTTTGCAAAAAGACCCCAGCAGCATCTTCTCTCCCCGCTTTGCCCCGGGGTCGGCCACGTTTCACCGTCGGCTCCTGCCCccctgggaaagggaaggacGACTCCACCGCTGcagccccatcccaccacgagGTCAGGACAGCACAGAGCAAACCAGCCCGAGCGTTTATTCCCAACcgtgtttattttaaaaataaagtcgTATCATTCTCTGCAGCCCCCGCTGGgatgcagggtggggggagacaGATCCGTGCTCTCTGTGGGGGATATTCCACCTGCGGCACTCCCCGCGCACTCCCGGAGGCAGAGGCCGGCGCGGGACCTGTTTGCACAAGCATCTCTGGAGGGATCAGGCTCTCTGGAGCCGGCCAAACCCAGCCCCGAGTGTCTGCAGCGCGGGAAGGTAGAACTGCGCACACACCGTGCCGGCACGGCAAAGGAGTCCCGGGAACACAGAGCTGGGGGGAGCTCATCGCACCGTTCATCTGCAGCTGGGGGgtctctcccctttcccagggGAGATTTCTCATGGAGAGGCAAAGATCCCCCCGGAGCGACGTCGGCTTTGGAGATTGGGAGCGAAAAGGCTGAGTTTGAACatggggaagcagggagggcGGCCGGATGCGGCGCGGGAAGGGAGCACACCGGGAGCGCTCACATCTTGGGGAAGCTGGCGAGGTTGGCGATGCCGCAGGCGTTGTTCATGTTGCGCGCCAGGAGGACGTAGCCCTTGTTGCCCCACTCCTCGCCCCAGCTGCGGGGACAAAAGGCAGAGCCTGAGCTGCCGGCAGAGCCACCGGCAAACCCCAACCCAGTGAAAAGCAGCCCCGCCATCCTGCCGTACCTGTTCTTGATGATCCAGTGCTTGGTGCCCTTCTGCGTGCCATAGCCCACCGCCAGCACCGCGTGGTTGATGTTTTCGGCATTGCAGCTCTCGTCATAGTACACACCTGGGGGACAGGGCAGACAGTTACGCTCGGGATAAGCCACCcggctgtgcctcagtttccccgaGCTGCCCCACGGCCAACGGGCACCAGAGGGGGTTCCCCCCGAGCCCCTCACCCCGGCTGTAGAAGTGGAAGGAGGGCAGGCTGGCGTCGATGCCCACGGAGACAGGTCCAATCCTGGCCACGGCCCTCTTCAAAGCCTTCTCGTTCCCTTCGGGGATTTCCCGGTAGCCGCGGCACTTGGCCGCCTTGCCGGTGGGGCTGTACATGCAGCTCTCATCCTGCGTAGGACCAGCGAGGTCAAGGCgagatggggaggggagggcagtcAGGGAGCAGGAGACCTTatcccccctcccagccccagacCTGGCCGACGTAGGGGTAGGCATCCTCCGAGTCGATGCCACGGTTCTGCCGGACGTACTCGAAGGCGTTGGTCATGTAGCCGCCGCCGCAGCCGTTGTTGTTGGCCACGCAGTCCACCAGGTTTTGGGGGCTGAGGGAGAGCAGCTTCCCCGTCTTCCGCTTCAGCTGCCCCTCCAGCGCGCCCACTGAGCTGAAAGCCCAGCACGAGCCGCACTGGCCCTATGGGGACATGAAGGGTGACACCGGGGTGACACCCCACTCTGGGCACCCCCGGGGAGCACCCTGCTTACCTGGTTCTTGACGGGCGTCACGTagcctttcctcctccagtCCACAGCAGCTGGGGCTCTCTCGGTCCAGTCGGGGACATAGAGCGTCTCGTTGCGACGTGGGCGGCCATGGGGCACCTTCAAGCCCGTCATCATCCTCACCACCTCCTCGCTGGTCTGGGGAAGGAGCCCGGGGTGGATGggtgcagccctggggctggtgggcacccaagggtgctcagtcccctctctcccaccccGTTACTGTCCCCCCCGGTGACGCTCACCATGTCACCCAGGTGGTTCATGGCCAGCTCGAAGGTGTGGACGCCCAGCGCGTGCTCCAGGTTGTGGGTGTTGATGTACTTGAGGTTCTTCTCCCAGATCAGCCTCCGTGCCACCTCGTCCGCCTGCGCCACGGGGCGAGACGGCGCTGGGCAGAGGGGTcctgcccacagcccccaccACCACTGTGGGGATGCCCCCAAGGCCACCAACCCCAGCctggtccccagccccccccagtGATACCCAGGGGCCGGTTCCATCCCGCGGGGCTCTGCCGTACCTCACCGTTGTACTGCTTGCGATAGGTTTTCTTCCATAGGTCCCACTGGGCGTCCAGCTCCCGCTCGGGGTGCAGCTGGGCCACCGCCGTGGGGaccagcagggccagcagcgtGGGCCACCACATCCTGCGGAACGGGGACATAGACTGAGCCTGGGAGGGCAGGACGGGGTCCTGGCCCCTGTGCCCACGACCACGTCGGGCTATAGGGGACTGGGACCCCGTGCCTGCCCAAGGGCTGGGCTATAGGGGCCAGGACCCCGCGTCCATCTGATCTCAAGGCCGTAGGGGACCCTACGTGCGCCATTATTGAGCCACGAGGGACGGGGACCCCGTACCCACGCCGCtaaggggctgggggagaccAGAACCCCCCCCACCATTaacagcagagcagccccccCTGGTTTTGGGCCAGGACCCCACCCTGTTTCGGGGCCGGGACCCCGCTGCGGGCAGCGCTGGCCGGGCGCAGGCATCACATGAGCCGGGACAGCTGGTTCCCATTACCGCCCCGCTGGCGCCTTTCCGGCGGCCCCAGGCCACGGGGAAAACAAGTTTTGGGGGTGCACGGagcagggggtgcagggaggggggggaccCCTGCATCCTGCCCCCTCCCTTGCTTTACCCACTCCCCCCCGCACCCACTTTCTCCCCAGGcccccagggcagagcaggaatGGGGACAGCAGCCCAAGCCTGCAGCCCACAGCCCCGCTCGAtgctccgtgcctcagtttcccctcttGCACCTCTAAGAGGCCCAACGCTGCCACGCGGGACCCTATTTCCCCCCGCTCCCACTGGGGT carries:
- the LOC140644255 gene encoding cathepsin S-like, producing MKLLASIAFLATLAVALGDPDPALDWHWQLWKKTYGKEYRHEKEEGDRRVTWERNLRLVTLHNLEHSLGLHSYQLGMNHLGDMTSEEVVALLTGLNVAPRSNRTSTYRPQPGSKVPDTVDWREKGCVTDVKNQGACGSCWAFSAVGALEAQVKLKTGKLVSLSAQNLVDCTRSYGNKGCGGGWKNKAFQYIIDNQGIDSDASYPYTAQDGVCRYNPTARAATCSRYIELPHGDEATLKDAVANVGPISVSIDASQPTFFLYKAGIYNDPSCSQVVNHAVLVIGYGSSDGDDYWLVKNSWGVHFGDQGYIRMARNRGNRCGIASYGAYPQI
- the CTSK gene encoding cathepsin K → MLGMWWPTLLALLVPTAVAQLHPERELDAQWDLWKKTYRKQYNGEADEVARRLIWEKNLKYINTHNLEHALGVHTFELAMNHLGDMTSEEVVRMMTGLKVPHGRPRRNETLYVPDWTERAPAAVDWRRKGYVTPVKNQGQCGSCWAFSSVGALEGQLKRKTGKLLSLSPQNLVDCVANNNGCGGGYMTNAFEYVRQNRGIDSEDAYPYVGQDESCMYSPTGKAAKCRGYREIPEGNEKALKRAVARIGPVSVGIDASLPSFHFYSRGVYYDESCNAENINHAVLAVGYGTQKGTKHWIIKNSWGEEWGNKGYVLLARNMNNACGIANLASFPKM